A stretch of the Medicago truncatula cultivar Jemalong A17 chromosome 5, MtrunA17r5.0-ANR, whole genome shotgun sequence genome encodes the following:
- the LOC11419661 gene encoding CMP-sialic acid transporter 4 isoform X2, which translates to MDYRKIKDQDIDVEAAAKDDVEESYPFVPSASSSIGEPKIDINRIKPQWKRKSLVTFALTILTSSQAILIVWSKRAGKYDYSVTTANFLVETLKCAISIIALASAWRTEGVTEQNKLTASLKEVIVYPIPAALYLFKNLLQYYIFAYVDAPGYQILKNLNIITTGVLYRIILKKKLSEIQWAAFVLLTAGCTTAQLNSNSDHVLQTPVQGWVMAIVMALLSGFAGVYTEAIIKKRPSQNINVQNFWLYVFGMGFNAVAILVQDFDAVVNKGFFHGYSFITFLMIFNHALSGIAVSMVMKYADNIVKVYSTSVAMLLTAVVSVFLFGFHLSLAFFLGTIVVSVSIYLHSAGKMQR; encoded by the exons ATGGACTACAGGAAAATCAAAGACCAG GATATTGATGTGGAGGCAGCAGCGAAGGACGACGTTGAAGAATCATATCCATTTGTCCCTTCTGCCTCCTCCTCCATTGGAGAACCCAAAATTGACATAAACAGGATCAAACCACAGTGGAAGCGCAA GTCTCTGGTTACATTTGCATTGACTATTCTTACTAGTTCCCAAGCCATTCTAATCGTCTGGTCCAAGAGAGCTGGCAAGTATGACTATAGTGTTACTACTGCTAActttttggttgaaactttaaAATGTGCTATTTCCATCATCGCTCTTGCAAGTGCTTGGAGAACAGAAGGTGTTACCGAGCAAAACAAGTTGACTGCGTCTTTAAAAGAAGTTATAGTCTATCCTATCCCAGCAGCACTTTACCTTTTCAAAAACTTGCTTCAGTATTACATCTTTGCATATGTAGATGCTCCTGGCTATCAGatattaaaaaacttaaatattatCACTACAGGCGTGCTCTACAGAATTATACTTAAGAAAAA GTTGAGTGAGATTCAGTGGGCTGCTTTTGTTCTACTAACTGCTGGGTGCACAACAGCTCAGTTGAATTCTAA TTCTGATCATGTTCTTCAAACTCCTGTTCAAGGTTGGGTGATGGCAATT GTCATGGCTCTCTTGAGTGGTTTTGCAGGAGTATATACTGAG GCTATTATAAAAAAGCGCCCTTCGCAGAACATAAATGTTCAAAACTTCTGGTTGTATGTCTTTGGCATGGGCTTCAATGCTGTTGCAATATTGGTTCAAGATTTTGATGCAGTGGTGAACAA GGGATTCTTTCATGGATATTCATTCATTACCTTTCTCATGATTTTCAACCATGCACTCAG TGGAATTGCTGTATCAATGGTAATGAAATACGCTGACAACATTGTGAAG GTGTATTCTACTTCAGTGGCAATGCTTCTTACAGCAGTTGTTTCTGTATTCCTGTTTGGCTTCCATCTCTCCCTAGCCTTCTTCCTTGGAACAAT TGTTGTCTCCGTTTCAATTTATCTGCACTCTGCTGGGAAGATGCAACGATAA
- the LOC11419661 gene encoding CMP-sialic acid transporter 4 isoform X1 — protein sequence MDYRKIKDQKDIDVEAAAKDDVEESYPFVPSASSSIGEPKIDINRIKPQWKRKSLVTFALTILTSSQAILIVWSKRAGKYDYSVTTANFLVETLKCAISIIALASAWRTEGVTEQNKLTASLKEVIVYPIPAALYLFKNLLQYYIFAYVDAPGYQILKNLNIITTGVLYRIILKKKLSEIQWAAFVLLTAGCTTAQLNSNSDHVLQTPVQGWVMAIVMALLSGFAGVYTEAIIKKRPSQNINVQNFWLYVFGMGFNAVAILVQDFDAVVNKGFFHGYSFITFLMIFNHALSGIAVSMVMKYADNIVKVYSTSVAMLLTAVVSVFLFGFHLSLAFFLGTIVVSVSIYLHSAGKMQR from the exons ATGGACTACAGGAAAATCAAAGACCAG AAAGATATTGATGTGGAGGCAGCAGCGAAGGACGACGTTGAAGAATCATATCCATTTGTCCCTTCTGCCTCCTCCTCCATTGGAGAACCCAAAATTGACATAAACAGGATCAAACCACAGTGGAAGCGCAA GTCTCTGGTTACATTTGCATTGACTATTCTTACTAGTTCCCAAGCCATTCTAATCGTCTGGTCCAAGAGAGCTGGCAAGTATGACTATAGTGTTACTACTGCTAActttttggttgaaactttaaAATGTGCTATTTCCATCATCGCTCTTGCAAGTGCTTGGAGAACAGAAGGTGTTACCGAGCAAAACAAGTTGACTGCGTCTTTAAAAGAAGTTATAGTCTATCCTATCCCAGCAGCACTTTACCTTTTCAAAAACTTGCTTCAGTATTACATCTTTGCATATGTAGATGCTCCTGGCTATCAGatattaaaaaacttaaatattatCACTACAGGCGTGCTCTACAGAATTATACTTAAGAAAAA GTTGAGTGAGATTCAGTGGGCTGCTTTTGTTCTACTAACTGCTGGGTGCACAACAGCTCAGTTGAATTCTAA TTCTGATCATGTTCTTCAAACTCCTGTTCAAGGTTGGGTGATGGCAATT GTCATGGCTCTCTTGAGTGGTTTTGCAGGAGTATATACTGAG GCTATTATAAAAAAGCGCCCTTCGCAGAACATAAATGTTCAAAACTTCTGGTTGTATGTCTTTGGCATGGGCTTCAATGCTGTTGCAATATTGGTTCAAGATTTTGATGCAGTGGTGAACAA GGGATTCTTTCATGGATATTCATTCATTACCTTTCTCATGATTTTCAACCATGCACTCAG TGGAATTGCTGTATCAATGGTAATGAAATACGCTGACAACATTGTGAAG GTGTATTCTACTTCAGTGGCAATGCTTCTTACAGCAGTTGTTTCTGTATTCCTGTTTGGCTTCCATCTCTCCCTAGCCTTCTTCCTTGGAACAAT TGTTGTCTCCGTTTCAATTTATCTGCACTCTGCTGGGAAGATGCAACGATAA
- the LOC11425304 gene encoding chloride channel protein CLC-e, producing MGGLGCAVGIGVRVEPNSWHYHHHLKAITVTRSGFPSSSSYSSYSNFTTTRRFRVPPHNNSQNREGDVEEGVSSSSSSSEWIRNSGIISSCLVGLLTGVAVVLFNNVVHEIRDLLWDGIPDRGASWLREAPIQETWKSVILVPAFGGLLVSLLNLLSNSNSNSRPFLKAIAASITLGTGNSLGPEGPSVDIGNSIARWIASTPLFTSAKLLPLRAAGSAAGLSAGFNAAVAGCFFAVESVLWPSDSDSSNLSLTNTTSTVILSAVIASVISEIGLGSEPAFQVPDYDFRSPAELPLYLLLGILCGLVSLTLSWSTSYMFTLFDNLHKATGMPKASFPILGGLSVGLIALLYPEILYWGFENVDILLESRPFVKGLSTDLLLQLIAVKIVTTSLCRASGLVGGYYAPSLFIGGATGMAYGKLIAYAVAHSNPVINLSVLEVASPQAYGLVGMAATLAGVCQVPLTAVLLLFELTQDYRIVLPLLGAVGLSSWISSVQTKRGDERDREKLKTQNSNSSSFPEISSCSSIELSTGNTSAEGMSYLSKSCQVESSSSVEDNNDETMNYVRRTLVSEAMKTRYVTVSMCTPLTKVIDLMLAEKQSCAVIVDTDDTLIGLLTLGDIRAFGKSAKSGSKNPKEILVSELCVLNGGICSVPCTVTPDMELCHAQMIMKEHGVNQVPVVKNIYERTHPIGLLDPDSISLTYSALATRQSLS from the exons aTGGGTGGCTTAGGATGTGCGGTTGGAATCGGAGTGAGAGTTGAACCAAATAGTTggcattatcatcatcatctaaaAGCAATAACAGTAACACGTTCGGGATttccttcttcctcttcttattcttcttacTCAAACTTCACAACTACAAGGAGGTTTCGTGTCCCGCCTCACAATAATAGCCAAAATAGAGAAGGAGATGTTGAGGAAGGagtttcatcttcatcttcttcttctgaaTGGATTCGTAATTCGGGAATAATATCTTCATGCTTGGTTGGTCTCTTAACAGGTGTTGCAGTCGTGCTCTTCAACAATGTT GTTCATGAAATTCGTGATTTGTTGTGGGATGGGATTCCTGATAGAGGTGCCTCATGGTTGAGAGAAGCTCCTATTCAAGAAACATGGAAAAGTGTAATACTTGTTCCCGCTTTTGGAGGTCTTCTTGTTTCTCTTCTCAACCTTCTttccaattccaattccaattcccGCCCTTTCTTAAAGGCTATTGCAGCTTCTATTACTTTAGGTACTGGTAATTCCTTGGGTCCTGAGGGTCCCAGTGTCGACATTGGAAATTCCATTGCCAGATGGATTGCTTCCACTCCTCTTTTCACTTCCGCCAAACTCCTTCCCCTCCGTGCTGCTGGATCTGCTGCCGGCCTCTCTGCTGGTTTCAATGCTGCCGTTGCTGGTTGTTTCTTCGCTGTTGAGTCTGTCTTGTGgccttctgattctgattcttcTAATTTATCGCTTACTAATACTACTTCCACAGTCATTCTCAGTGCTGTCATTGCTTCTGTCATTTCTGAGATTGGCCTTGGCTCTGAACCCGCCTTTCAAGTTCCAGACTACGACTTTCGTTCTCCTGCTG AGCTCCCGCTGTATTTATTGTTGGGTATCTTATGTGGCCTCGTTTCATTGACCCTATCTTGGTCTACATCCTATATGTTCACTTTATTTGACAACCTTCACAAGGCCACCGGCATGCCAAAAGCTTCATTCCCTATATTGGGAGGTTTATCTGTAGGCCTCATAGCATTGCTATATCCTGAAATCCTCTATTGGGGTTTTGAGAATGTTGACATTTTGTTAGAATCTCGACCCTTTGTCAAAGGCCTCTCCACGGACCTATTGCTTCAGCTAATAGCGGTCAAGATAGTTACAACTTCTCTCTGTCGTGCTTCTGGATTAGTAGGAGGCTATTATGCTCCATCTCTCTTTATTGGTGGTGCAACCGGTATGGCTTACGGAAAATTAATTGCTTACGCTGTTGCTCACTCTAATCCTGTGATTAACCTCTCTGTGTTGGAAGTGGCATCACCACAAGCTTATGGCCTG GTTGGAATGGCTGCGACTCTTGCAGGTGTTTGCCAAGTACCACTTACTGCAGTTCTGCTTCTGTTTGAATTGACACAAGACTATCGGATTGTTCTACCACTGCTTGGAGCAGTAGGCTTGTCTTCATGGATTTCATCTGTACAGACAAAGAGAGGTGATGAAAGGGATAGAGAAAAGCTGAAGACACAAAACTCAAATTCTTCTTCGTTTCCAGAAATATCTTCTTGTAGTTCAATTGAGTTATCTACTGGTAATACCTCCGCTGAAGGTATGTCATATTTGAGTAAATCGTGTCAAGTGGAGAGTTCAAGTAGTGTAGAGGATAATAATGATGAAACAATGAACTATGTAAGGAGAACATTAGTTTCGGAAGCCATGAAGACAAGATACGTGACGGTTTCAATGTGCACGCCGCTCACTAAAGTAATAGATCTCATGCTCGCAGAGAAACAGTCTTGTGCAGTAATTGTTGATACTGATGATACTTTGATTGGTTTATTGACACTTGGAGACATTCGAGCGTTTGGAAAATCGGCAAAATCTGGAAGCAAAAATCCAAAG GAGATTTTAGTTTCTGAGTTATGTGTTTTAAATGGAGGAATATGTAGTGTACCATGTACAGTTACTCCTGATATGGAACTTTGTCATGCTCAAATGATCATGAAGGAACATGGAGTGAATCAAGTTCCAGTTGTGAAGAATATTTATGAAAGAACTCATCCAATTGGCCTACTGGACCCCGACAGTATCAGTTTAACATACAg TGCTTTGGCCACAAGACAGTCCCTCAGCTGA
- the LOC112421848 gene encoding protein FAR1-RELATED SEQUENCE 5: MENEMVEFDIGLGGEYEEEARIEMMDEDEEEEYEEEEEEEEDDDDGSGAVYFPEAGDLEPSEGMEFESEEAAKAFYNSYARRVGFSTRVSSSRRSRRDGAIIQRQFVCAKEGFRNLNEKRTKDREIKRPRTVTRVGCKASLSVKMHDSSAKWIVSGFVREHNHELVPPDQVHCLRSHRQISGSAKTLIDTLQAAGMGPRRIMSALIKEYGGISKVGFTEVDCRNYMRNNRHKSLQGDIQLVLDYLRQMHAQNPNFFFAVQGDLDDEDHPITNVFWADPKARLNYTFFGDTVTFDTTYRSNRYRLPFAPFTGVNHHGQPVLFGCAFLINETEASFVWLFNTWLTAMSGRPPLSITTDHDSVIQSAIMQVFPDTRHRFCKWHIFKQCQEKLSHIFLQFPNFEAEFHKCVNLTDSIDEFESCWSTLLDRYDLRDNEWLQAIHSACRQWVPVYLRDTFFAEMSITQRSDSMNSYFDGYVNASTSLNQFFKLYEKTLESRNEKEVRADYDTMNTLPVLRTPSPMERQASELYTRKIFTRFQEELVGTLTFMASKAEDDGEVITYHVAKFGEDHKAYNVRFNVLEMKATCSCQMFEFSGLLCRHILAVFRVTNVLTLPSHYILKRWTKNAKSNVSLQEHSSHAYTYYLESHTVRYNTLRHEAFKFVDKGASSPETYDVAKDALQEAAKRVAQVMRKEGRTPISNGKVRSHLLNDENHAIYSSGCQEESLGEHMNEDDMDKHITKLTDELECANRKCEMYRSNLLSVLKAVEDHKLELSVKVENIKISMKDGL, encoded by the exons ATGGAGAACGAGATGGTAGAATTTGATATTGGGTTGGGAGGAGAATATGAGGAGGAGGCGCGAATTGAGATGATGGATGAAGATGAGGAGGAAgaatatgaagaagaagaagaagaagaagaagatgatgatgatggcaGCGGTGCTGTTTATTTTCCTGAGGCTGGAGATCTGGAACCTTCTGAGGGTATGGAATTCGAGTCTGAAGAGGCTGCTAAGGCTTTCTATAATTCCTATGCTCGTCGTGTTGGTTTCAGTACTCGCGTCAGTTCTTCTCGTCGTTCTCGCCGCGACGGAGCTATCATTCAGAGACAATTTGTTTGTGCTAAAGAAGGGTTTCGCAATTTGAACGAGAAACGTACCAAAGACAGAGAGATCAAACGCCCACGAACAGTCACTAGGGTTGGATGCAAAGCCTCTTTATCTGTCAAAATGCACGATTCTTCTGCCAAGTGGATCGTATCCGGCTTCGTCAGAGAACACAATCACGAACTTGTTCCACCCGATCAGGTTCACTGCCTTCGTTCCCACAGGCAAATTTCTGGTTCTGCAAAAACCCTAATTGACACTCTACAGGCTGCTGGTATGGGTCCTCGCCGAATTATGTCTGCACTCATCAAAGAGTATGGTGGTATCAGCAAAGTTGGCTTTACTGAGGTTGATTGTAGGAATTACATGAGGAATAATCGCCATAAAAGTTTACAAGGCGACATTCAACTTGTTCTTGATTATTTGAGACAAATGCATGCCCAAAATCCTAATTTCTTCTTTGCTGTTCAAGGTGATCTTGATGACGAGGATCATCCCATCACCAATGTTTTCTGGGCTGACCCCAAGGCAAGGTTGAATTACACTTTTTTCGGAGATACTGTCACTTTTGACACTACTTACCGCTCTAACAGGTATCGATTACCCTTTGCTCCCTTTACTGGTGTAAACCATCATGGTCAACCTGTTCTCTTTGGTTgtgcttttctaattaatgaAACTGAAGCTTCCTTTGTCTGGCTTTTCAACACATGGCTTACCGCCATGTCTGGACGCCCCCCACTCTCCATAACCACTGATCATGATTCTGTCATTCAGTCTGCTATAATGCAAGTATTCCCAGACACTCGCCACCGTTTCTGCAAGTGGCATATCTTTAAGCAATGCCAGGAGAAGTTGTCTCACATTTTTCTCCAGTTCCCAAACTTTGAAGCCGAGTTTCACAAATGTGTTAACTTGACTGACTCAATTGACGAATTTGAGTCTTGCTGGTCCACACTTTTAGACAGATATGATCTCAGGGACAACGAATGGCTTCAAGCAATACATTCTGCTTGCAGGCAGTGGGTACCTGTATATTTGCGAGACACATTCTTTGCAGAGATGTCCATCACTCAGCGAAGTGATAGCATGAACTCTTACTTTGATGGCTATGTGAATGCTTCAACCAGTTTAAATCAGTTCTTTAAGCTTTATGAGAAAACGCTTGAAAGTCGCAATGAGAAAGAAGTAAGGGCAGATTATGACACAATGAATACTTTGCCAGTATTGAGGACCCCATCTCCAATGGAGAGGCAAGCATCCGAGCTTTACACAAGAAAAATTTTCACACGATTCCAAGAGGAGTTGGTTGGCACACTAACATTCATGGCATCCAAAGCCGAGGATGATGGGGAGGTCATTACATATCATGTAGCTAAATTTGGAGAGGATCATAAAGCATACAATGTTAGATTCAACGTTTTAGAGATGAAAGCGACTTGCAGTTGCCAAATGTTTGAGTTTTCAGGCCTTCTTTGCAGACATATTCTAGCAGTCTTTAGAGTTACCAATGTCCTTACTCTTCCATCTCATTATATACTCAAACGCTGGACAAAAAATGCCAAAAGCAACGTCAGTTTGCAAGAACATTCTTCTCATGCATATACTTACTATTTGGAATCTCATACAGTTAGATATAATACTCTCCGACATGAAGCCTTTAAATTTGTTGATAAAGGTGCAAGCTCCCCTGAAACTTATGATGTTGCAAAGGATGCTTTACAAGAAGCGGCAAAAAGAGTTGCGCAGGTAATGCGAAAGGAGGGGAGAACTCCCATCAGCAATGGGAAGGTTAGGAGTCACTTGCTGAATGATGAAAATCATGCTATTTACAGTAGTGGCTGTCAGGAGGAAAGCTTGGGCGAGCATATGAATGAG GATGATATGGATAAGCATATCACGAAACTTACGGATGAGCTTGAGTGTGCAAATAGGAAGTGTGAAATGTACCGGTCTAACTTGCTCTCTGTTTTGAAAGCTGTTGAGGATCACAAGTTAGAGTTGTCAGTAAAGGTGGAAAACATTAAGATAAGCATGAAAGACGGCCTCTGA
- the LOC11421787 gene encoding uncharacterized protein codes for MSFLPTSRSGKKGSLPVSTKTKLGDAADAVAAGGGFIRRRLSTSSLKNNTSTETTNNKWSSFIPRSKSLSFSSIGDSIRNWWTWSWAWILSRKPIFATDLEMNEQETKLLTSRDKGSWKHVICRMRSEIRRRITNSDHYYTPLPQTMAYTK; via the coding sequence ATGAGCTTCTTACCAACAAGTAGAAGTGGAAAGAAGGGGTCTCTCCCTGTgtcaaccaaaaccaaattagGAGATGCTGCTGATGCAGTCGCAGCAGGAGGAGGCTTTATTCGCAGACGCCTATCAACATCCTCCCTCAAAAACAACACCTCTACAGAAACAACTAATAATAAATGGTCGTCATTTATTCCCAGATCCAAGTCCCTCTCATTCTCATCCATTGGTGACTCTATCAGAAATTGGTGGACCTGGAGCTGGGCCTGGATCCTCTCAAGGAAGCCTATCTTTGCCACAGATCTTGAAATGAATGAGCAAGAAACCAAGTTGCTCACTTCCCGTGATAAGGGGAGTTGGAAACATGTTATTTGCAGGATGAGGTCTGAGatcagaagaagaatcaccaATTCTGATCATTATTACACACCTCTTCCTCAAACCATGGCTTACACAAAATGA